The DNA segment TAAGGAAATGTACTTTTCTTTATTTAAATCACACTCTCTCTTTTCTAAAATCCTTCGGAGACATCCCTTCATACTTATTAAAGACAATCGCAAAATGAACCTGGCTTTTAAAACCAACCATTTCTGCAACTTCATAAATTTTATATTGATAGTCTTTTAAAAGAGCTTTTGATTTTTGAATTCGTATCTCATTAAGGTAATCAAATAATCCTATCCCTGTCTCTTTCTTAAATAATCTGCTAATGTAATTGGGACTGACATGGAATTCTTCTCCCAAACTCTTTAATGAAATGGATTCATGATAATTGAGTTCTAGAAACTCAAGGATAATTTTAATGATGGGGCTATATCCCTTATTTTTAAAGGTTACCCTACCTGAGAGGATTTCCTCAAAAACCTGATGATATAAACCTGACAGCTCGGCAAACGATTCGATTGGTTCAAATTTATCAATATATCCTAGATATTTATCTGTTTCTTCCATCATGAACAATAACCCTTCATATATTTTTCTGACCTCTTCCTTACTAATGGTCTTCTTGTTTTGAAGGTACTGTTCCCATTCTTTTACTGTGTTAAAAAATTGCTTAAATTTTTCTTCTCTTAACTCTTTTTTCATTTTCTTAATGAAGGCTTCTTCCTGCTCATCGGCACTTACATCCTCTAAGTTTTGAAAATATAAGATTGACTGGTCCGAGTTATAAAATGCATGGTCGAGTGCATGTTTCGCCTGTTTAAATGCGTGTTTTATATTGCTAAACTTATCTGCTGGCTTACTGATTCCATATACTGTTTCAATATTCAAGAATCTCTTTAATGATTGGTTTATGTGATGTACTTTTTCATAAATGATTGTGTAGGTGTTTTGTGCACTTTTTATGTCACTATTACTGAAAATGAGTGAAAACAAGTTATGCTCTATTTGTAAAAATTCTACTTCCTTATCTTTAACTAACAGTTCCTTTAACAAATTCAGAATCGAATTTTGCAATAATGCTGCGTCATTTTCACGATATCTTTCAAGGATTTTTTTATATTCCTTCACCTTAAATAACACGACTAAGATGTTATTCCCTTTAAAGTTCAACTGCTCCACTGCTTTTTGTTTTCCTATTAGTAAATTTCTAATACTGGCTTCCATTGGTTTTGAATCATGGTCATAGTTTTTTTCTTTCTCCGTTTGTTCGACCGACAATTCTTCTTGTATTTTGGAAACCACCTTCAAAATTTGCTGATCATTCATATTCGGTTTATGAAAATAATCATCGGCCCCTAATTTCATTGCCTTTTTTACCGTTTCGAGGTCATCAAAACTACTTAATATGATCACTTTGGAATGGATTCCTCGTTCTTTCATCTCTATTAAAACTTCCAATCCATCCTTTTTAGGCATTTTTATATCCAATAAAACAAGATCTGGATTTTGCTCCAGCATGAGCTGAATAGCTTCCTCCCCATCTCCTGCTTCGCCAACAATACTTATTCCATACGACTGCCAATCAATTGACGACTTTATTCCGATCCGTACTAAAGGTTCATCATCTACAATTAGGATTCTCATAAAAATCACCTTTTTCTAATCCTCTATTAAAAAGATTACTTTATTATTGGAACAATCAATTTGGCCAATGTCCCGCCTGTCTCTTGGGAGGTTATCCATAATCCGTAGTTTTCTCCAAAATTCAACTGAATTCTTTTTCTAATGTTACTTACCCCGATTGAATTCAACTGGTCACTACCTTCTTTATTCAACAGTTCATTGTCGAAATCACCATCTGTTATCCCCCTGCCATTATCACAAATCTTCATAACAATGTCTTGGGAATCTTCATAAATCTGAATAGTTATTTTTCCTTTATAATCAATATCATCAAAAGCATGAAAGACAGCATTTTCAACTAATGGTTGAAGAAGAAATTTGATGGTCTTATATTCCAATACAGAAGGTTCAATCTCGAATGAAACTTCAAACTTATTAAAATATCGAAATTCCAATATCTTAGTATAATTTTTAATAAATTCTACTTCCTCTTTGATTGTCACCCGTTCATTTACTGTTTTAGCTGTCAGCCTAATGACAGAAGAAAAAGCACTTAAAGCCTCTTCAATACCGCTGGCTCCCTGAATTTTGGCCATCCACTTTATGACATTGATGGTGTTATACATAAAATGAGGTCTAATTTGCGATTGAAGTGCC comes from the Neobacillus sp. PS2-9 genome and includes:
- a CDS encoding response regulator, with translation MRILIVDDEPLVRIGIKSSIDWQSYGISIVGEAGDGEEAIQLMLEQNPDLVLLDIKMPKKDGLEVLIEMKERGIHSKVIILSSFDDLETVKKAMKLGADDYFHKPNMNDQQILKVVSKIQEELSVEQTEKEKNYDHDSKPMEASIRNLLIGKQKAVEQLNFKGNNILVVLFKVKEYKKILERYRENDAALLQNSILNLLKELLVKDKEVEFLQIEHNLFSLIFSNSDIKSAQNTYTIIYEKVHHINQSLKRFLNIETVYGISKPADKFSNIKHAFKQAKHALDHAFYNSDQSILYFQNLEDVSADEQEEAFIKKMKKELREEKFKQFFNTVKEWEQYLQNKKTISKEEVRKIYEGLLFMMEETDKYLGYIDKFEPIESFAELSGLYHQVFEEILSGRVTFKNKGYSPIIKIILEFLELNYHESISLKSLGEEFHVSPNYISRLFKKETGIGLFDYLNEIRIQKSKALLKDYQYKIYEVAEMVGFKSQVHFAIVFNKYEGMSPKDFRKERV